The following proteins come from a genomic window of Candidatus Bipolaricaulis sibiricus:
- a CDS encoding SSU ribosomal protein S6p — protein MAGEVRDYEMVYILRPDLDEEGRRTKIAKVQQIIEAEAGTVQTTDEWGTRILAYEINHFREGYYVFVTFSLPADRVRKVEERLAMDDALLRYQTVRVTQ, from the coding sequence GTGGCCGGTGAGGTACGCGACTACGAGATGGTGTATATCCTCCGTCCCGACCTCGACGAAGAGGGAAGACGGACGAAGATTGCCAAGGTGCAGCAGATCATCGAGGCCGAGGCGGGTACCGTGCAGACGACGGACGAGTGGGGTACCCGGATTCTGGCCTATGAGATCAACCACTTTCGGGAAGGGTACTACGTATTCGTCACCTTCAGCCTTCCGGCGGACCGCGTCCGCAAGGTTGAGGAGCGACTGGCGATGGACGACGCGCTGCTCCGCTATCAGACCGTGCGGGTGACCCAGTAG
- a CDS encoding Asparaginyl-tRNA synthetase: protein MKPVYIEELDRHVGSDVWIQGWLYHKRSSGKVRFIVVRDGTGLVQGVVTPDADPVAFELADSLPQEASLRVGGRVRAEPRAPGGFELAVSRLEPVHVPTTPFPIGPKEHGTGFLMDHRHLWIRSRRQTPILRIRDAVLWAIRRFFHERGFVATEAPVLVGTSVEGTTTLFPLDYFGTPAFLSQSGQLYLEATCAALGKVYWIGPVFRAEKSKTRRHLIEFWMAEAEQAFLDHEGNLALQESLVRYVVEAVVAERKRELAELERDTAVLVREVGEPFARITYREAVSLVQASGVEMEFGDDFGAPAEDCLSQHFGRPVFVERFPASIKPFYMKRDRAQPDLALCADLIAPEGYGEIIGGSQRVDTEDELVAQLHEASLPVEPYQWYVDLRRWGAVPHSGFGLGVERVVQWVAGISHIREAVPFPRTLDRLYP, encoded by the coding sequence ATGAAGCCTGTCTACATCGAGGAGCTCGATCGGCACGTCGGGAGTGACGTGTGGATCCAGGGTTGGCTCTACCACAAGCGGTCGTCAGGCAAGGTGCGGTTCATCGTCGTCCGCGACGGGACCGGCCTCGTGCAGGGTGTGGTCACCCCGGACGCCGACCCGGTTGCGTTCGAGCTGGCCGACTCGTTGCCCCAGGAAGCTTCGCTTCGCGTAGGGGGGAGGGTGCGAGCTGAACCACGGGCCCCGGGCGGATTCGAGCTGGCGGTCTCGCGCCTCGAGCCGGTGCATGTTCCCACCACTCCGTTTCCGATCGGACCGAAGGAGCACGGGACGGGCTTCCTGATGGACCACCGCCATCTGTGGATCCGCAGCCGGCGCCAGACCCCGATCCTCCGCATTCGCGACGCGGTGCTGTGGGCGATTCGGCGCTTTTTCCACGAGCGGGGGTTCGTGGCCACGGAGGCGCCGGTGCTCGTGGGGACGTCCGTCGAGGGGACGACCACACTGTTCCCTCTGGACTACTTCGGGACCCCGGCATTCCTTTCACAGTCTGGACAGCTCTACCTCGAGGCGACCTGCGCGGCGTTGGGGAAGGTGTACTGGATCGGCCCGGTGTTCCGGGCAGAGAAGTCGAAGACCCGACGGCATTTGATCGAGTTCTGGATGGCGGAAGCGGAGCAGGCGTTCCTCGACCACGAGGGGAACCTTGCCCTGCAGGAGTCCCTTGTGCGCTACGTCGTGGAGGCGGTGGTTGCGGAGCGCAAGCGCGAGCTCGCTGAGCTTGAGCGTGACACGGCCGTTCTCGTCCGCGAAGTGGGGGAGCCGTTCGCCCGGATCACGTACCGGGAGGCGGTGTCGCTGGTTCAGGCCTCGGGTGTGGAGATGGAGTTCGGGGATGACTTCGGCGCGCCGGCCGAGGACTGCCTATCCCAGCACTTTGGGCGTCCGGTGTTCGTCGAGCGTTTTCCGGCCTCGATCAAGCCGTTCTACATGAAGCGTGACCGAGCACAGCCTGACCTCGCGCTGTGTGCGGATCTCATCGCGCCCGAGGGGTATGGGGAGATCATCGGTGGGTCGCAGCGCGTGGACACGGAAGACGAGCTGGTGGCCCAGCTCCACGAGGCCTCGCTGCCCGTCGAGCCGTACCAGTGGTACGTCGATCTCCGGCGGTGGGGTGCCGTGCCGCACTCCGGGTTCGGCCTCGGGGTGGAGCGGGTCGTGCAGTGGGTGGCCGGGATCTCCCACATCCGCGAGGCAGTGCCCTTCCCGAGGACACTAGACCGCCTCTACCCTTGA
- a CDS encoding Acyl carrier protein — protein sequence MSEIADRVREIIAEQLMVDLDEITDEASFVNDLGADSLDTVELIMEFEDEFGIEIPDESAESISTVGEAIAYIESRVHEKEGTAGA from the coding sequence ATGAGCGAGATTGCTGATCGGGTACGGGAGATCATCGCCGAGCAGCTGATGGTGGATCTCGACGAGATCACCGATGAAGCTTCCTTTGTGAACGATCTTGGTGCGGACTCCCTCGACACAGTCGAACTGATCATGGAGTTCGAGGACGAGTTCGGCATTGAGATCCCGGACGAGTCGGCGGAGAGCATCAGCACCGTTGGAGAGGCGATCGCGTACATCGAGAGCCGTGTCCACGAGAAGGAAGGAACGGCGGGGGCGTAG
- a CDS encoding Single-stranded DNA-binding protein: protein MSDLNRLVLTGRLTADPDLKYTQNGRARLRFDVAVNRRWVNPESGQLEEEVTFLPILVWGKQAENCAAYLRKGRQVAVDGRIRVRSFTNQNGERRRTTEVIAQTVHFLGGRPAADEPTVEAPQSEEGSDGHADVPPEEEVPF, encoded by the coding sequence ATGAGTGATCTCAACCGGCTCGTTCTCACCGGTCGTCTCACCGCGGATCCCGACCTGAAGTACACCCAGAACGGGCGGGCCAGACTGCGGTTTGACGTCGCGGTGAACCGGCGGTGGGTCAACCCGGAGAGCGGCCAGCTGGAGGAAGAGGTAACGTTCCTGCCGATCCTCGTGTGGGGGAAGCAGGCCGAGAACTGCGCAGCGTATCTGCGCAAGGGGCGACAGGTTGCGGTGGACGGCCGCATTCGGGTGCGATCGTTCACCAACCAAAACGGGGAGCGGCGACGGACGACCGAGGTGATCGCCCAGACGGTGCACTTTCTCGGGGGCCGCCCCGCCGCGGACGAGCCGACGGTCGAGGCGCCACAGAGCGAAGAGGGAAGTGACGGTCACGCCGATGTTCCACCGGAAGAGGAGGTTCCGTTTTGA
- a CDS encoding Phosphate:acyl-ACP acyltransferase PlsX produces the protein MKPRIVVDVMGADRPPAELAAGAIRAAERLPMTLVLAGHGLSTLPGLPSTVEILDCPSPSLPEETAVRAAQRDETSIARGLDAVGRGEADAFLSAANTGTVVSAAILRLGRLPGVLRPGLCVSLPTLRGEVLLIDAGATADPRPACLVQFADLGSVYAQAVLGVARPAIGLLNIGTEHGKGDRLARSAHELLAGRDGFVGNVEPHTVLTERPVDVVVAGGFAGNLFLKAVEGGVEGLLGMLSGELRRSRRAKLGAWLARGALRAVSDRMRYEERNAAPLLGVNGLVTVAHGRSDARAFAGAVRRTYLASKACIVDALRGRLAPVPAGPGLANPGDPGIPSAAPTSAQ, from the coding sequence GTGAAGCCGCGGATCGTCGTGGACGTGATGGGGGCCGACCGTCCGCCTGCAGAGCTTGCGGCGGGCGCGATCCGCGCCGCAGAGCGGCTCCCAATGACCCTTGTTCTGGCCGGCCACGGGCTGTCCACGCTCCCCGGTCTCCCGTCCACGGTTGAGATCCTCGACTGCCCTTCCCCCTCCCTTCCTGAGGAGACAGCGGTCCGCGCGGCGCAGCGCGACGAGACATCGATCGCGCGGGGCCTCGATGCGGTGGGGCGGGGGGAAGCCGATGCGTTCCTGTCGGCGGCGAACACGGGCACCGTGGTCAGTGCGGCGATCCTGCGGTTGGGACGCCTCCCCGGCGTGCTCCGCCCGGGGCTGTGTGTGTCGCTCCCCACCCTCCGCGGAGAAGTCCTCCTCATCGATGCCGGTGCAACGGCGGACCCCAGACCGGCGTGTCTTGTCCAGTTCGCCGACCTTGGTTCCGTCTACGCGCAAGCCGTGCTGGGCGTTGCCAGGCCCGCGATTGGCCTCCTCAACATCGGCACAGAGCATGGCAAGGGGGACCGCCTGGCGCGCAGCGCGCACGAGCTCCTCGCTGGTCGGGACGGGTTCGTGGGCAATGTGGAACCCCACACCGTGCTCACCGAGCGCCCGGTGGACGTGGTGGTGGCGGGGGGGTTCGCGGGGAACCTGTTCCTCAAAGCGGTCGAGGGAGGGGTGGAGGGGCTGTTGGGGATGCTCAGTGGTGAGCTGCGGAGATCACGCCGCGCCAAGCTCGGCGCCTGGCTCGCCCGGGGTGCGCTGCGGGCGGTGAGCGATCGAATGCGCTACGAGGAGCGCAACGCCGCTCCTCTTCTCGGAGTGAACGGCCTGGTCACGGTGGCCCACGGGCGATCGGACGCGCGGGCGTTCGCGGGCGCGGTCCGCCGCACCTACCTGGCAAGCAAGGCCTGCATCGTGGACGCGCTCCGTGGACGTCTCGCCCCGGTGCCGGCCGGCCCGGGGCTTGCCAACCCCGGGGACCCCGGGATACCCTCCGCCGCCCCGACGTCTGCCCAGTAG